One Firmicutes bacterium HGW-Firmicutes-1 genomic window carries:
- a CDS encoding DNA-binding response regulator, giving the protein MYSINILIAEDEERLRKLIVKYLKNENYSIFEASNGKEAIQIFEEEAIDLVILDVMMPLIDGWHACKTIRKTSNVPIIMLTARSEEEDKIMGFELGVDDYVTKPFSTRELLARVRALLKRSGKTEAKEEVILGSLVIHTPSRTVQVEAEEVLLSPKEYDLLVYFTDNPNRALSREQILNRVWGYDFFGDGRTVDTVIKRLRKKLGDEGERIQTVRSIGYRFEVEG; this is encoded by the coding sequence ATGTATTCGATTAACATTCTCATTGCAGAAGATGAAGAAAGACTAAGAAAACTAATCGTTAAATATTTAAAAAATGAAAACTATTCGATCTTTGAAGCCTCAAATGGTAAGGAAGCTATACAAATATTTGAGGAAGAGGCTATTGATTTAGTTATTCTTGACGTTATGATGCCCCTTATTGATGGGTGGCATGCATGTAAAACAATAAGAAAAACAAGCAATGTTCCAATTATAATGCTCACTGCTAGGTCAGAAGAAGAAGACAAAATTATGGGGTTTGAATTAGGCGTTGATGATTATGTAACAAAACCGTTTAGCACAAGAGAATTATTGGCAAGGGTAAGGGCACTCCTTAAAAGAAGTGGAAAAACAGAAGCAAAGGAAGAAGTAATCCTTGGAAGCTTGGTTATTCATACACCTTCAAGAACTGTTCAAGTTGAAGCAGAAGAAGTTTTATTAAGTCCTAAAGAATATGATTTACTCGTATACTTTACTGATAATCCCAATAGAGCTCTATCGAGAGAACAAATACTGAATCGTGTTTGGGGATATGATTTTTTTGGAGACGGTAGAACAGTAGATACAGTGATTAAAAGACTTAGAAAGAAGCTAGGAGACGAGGGAGAGCGTATTCAAACTGTAAGAAGTATAGGATATCGATTTGAGGTGGAAGGATGA